The Legionella cincinnatiensis genome includes a region encoding these proteins:
- a CDS encoding HIT family protein has product MVKECIFDLIVAKKEKAFFVFEDENFSAFLDSRPLFPGHTLLVPKVHIKTLYELPDTLVESLFLLTQRIGKAVEKAMDAAGSFIAINNTISQSVPHLHVHIVPRNKQDGLKGFFWPRTHYENEVHMREVQEKIRYQIEMI; this is encoded by the coding sequence ATGGTTAAGGAATGTATTTTTGATTTAATTGTTGCAAAAAAAGAAAAAGCTTTTTTTGTTTTTGAAGACGAGAATTTTAGTGCATTCTTGGACTCTCGCCCTCTATTTCCCGGCCATACTTTATTAGTACCTAAAGTACATATTAAAACCCTTTATGAGTTACCTGATACTTTGGTAGAGTCCCTTTTTTTATTAACGCAAAGAATCGGTAAGGCTGTTGAAAAAGCAATGGATGCTGCAGGAAGCTTTATTGCTATAAATAATACAATTAGCCAAAGTGTCCCTCATCTTCATGTTCATATTGTACCAAGAAACAAGCAAGATGGCTTAAAGGGTTTTTTTTGGCCTCGAACTCATTACGAGAACGAAGTACATATGCGTGAAGTACAAGAAAAAATAAGATATCAAATAGAAATGATTTAA
- the thpR gene encoding RNA 2',3'-cyclic phosphodiesterase, producing MDKKNTIRAFFAIVPSTEIRLHLLKVLHSLKQEMPEDYMRWVHVENLHITLHFIAQLQSKDVALVSKRVSNALKHIPSFQLKLGPLEWFPMLRHPKVLSLIVEPHELLSKFASIITQSFSFLNYPIASRPFRGHMTLARVHHCPHKQQQLLAPIKLEDIPPMTVDKIYFIESKLGQEQSTYTTLTQFHLLKH from the coding sequence ATGGATAAAAAAAATACGATACGTGCTTTTTTCGCAATTGTACCGTCAACGGAAATACGCCTTCATTTATTGAAGGTTTTGCACTCTTTAAAGCAAGAAATGCCTGAAGATTATATGCGTTGGGTCCATGTGGAAAACTTACATATAACGTTGCATTTTATAGCCCAATTACAATCAAAAGACGTGGCCTTAGTGAGCAAGAGAGTATCCAATGCATTAAAACATATTCCTAGTTTCCAATTAAAATTAGGGCCGCTAGAATGGTTTCCTATGTTACGACATCCTAAAGTTCTTTCTTTGATTGTCGAGCCTCATGAGCTTTTATCTAAATTTGCAAGTATTATTACTCAATCATTTAGCTTTTTAAATTATCCTATTGCATCTCGACCTTTTCGTGGCCACATGACTCTAGCCAGGGTGCATCATTGTCCGCATAAGCAACAGCAGTTATTAGCGCCAATTAAATTAGAGGATATCCCCCCAATGACTGTTGATAAGATTTATTTTATTGAAAGCAAACTAGGCCAAGAACAATCGACATACACCACGTTGACTCAGTTCCATTTACTGAAACACTAG
- a CDS encoding YbhB/YbcL family Raf kinase inhibitor-like protein translates to MKKYSLFLLLCMIHYESFARGLTLESSAFQMNSIIPTQYTCKGVDQSPPLAWHGIPAKTKSLVLIVDDPDAPGGVWTHWILFNIPPTIHQLDAGSPIPPGATTAKNSWGGFGYRGPCPSLGAHSYHFKLYALNTVINLGDDASRDTLLNAITGHVIESSDLVGIYQSFE, encoded by the coding sequence ATGAAAAAATACTCCCTATTTTTATTACTGTGCATGATTCATTATGAAAGTTTTGCTAGAGGTTTGACCCTTGAAAGTTCAGCATTTCAAATGAATTCAATCATTCCTACCCAATATACCTGCAAAGGCGTGGACCAATCTCCTCCTTTAGCATGGCATGGTATACCTGCAAAGACAAAATCATTGGTATTAATCGTTGATGATCCAGATGCTCCTGGTGGAGTTTGGACTCATTGGATTTTATTTAATATTCCGCCAACGATACACCAATTAGATGCTGGAAGCCCAATTCCTCCTGGTGCTACAACTGCAAAAAACAGTTGGGGGGGATTTGGTTATCGTGGCCCCTGCCCCTCTCTTGGAGCTCATAGTTATCATTTTAAATTATATGCATTAAACACCGTAATAAACTTAGGGGATGACGCTAGCCGAGATACTTTATTGAATGCAATCACTGGACACGTTATTGAAAGCTCGGATCTGGTGGGCATTTATCAATCTTTTGAATAA
- a CDS encoding acyltransferase family protein, with translation MTYRPDIDGLRAIAIILVLIYHGGLHFFPSGFIGVDVFFVISGFLITSIIHESLNNHSFSFLDFYNRRLWRLQPVFVCLLFLTTALAVLFFLPGDLIQYSKSARKTSLFLSNLFFDKTTTGYFSPDTHQLPLLHTWSLSIEWQCYLLLPCLIYGLSRFIPKKYLPVSVCILTLIAFLYSLHNAKTLPAHTYYLLLSRIYEFLIGACIALIPAIALTLNQYFLNLIGSIALFSLFYIANLNPVLTGYPDEHALAVCLATGVLITLGRFFPECLLSQLLSTKPVVFIGLLSYSLYIWHWVIFSLLRYQGIVETLSIQLFAYTLTFVFAYLSWKYIEKPARHLRHTPFRYTVVLLVFIPILVIHLTAYFVNANNGFPKRFDGELASIYQQLEQYASKLRPTCISDKQQEINLQCLVGSKKSDSKKALMIGDSFSNHYWGFMDVLGKDANVTILMQGISSCITLPGIYLYDWWHFKNQTYQSCYELTQKYYQMIQNNHYDYVIIGQLWENYLSASVINQLGDKRSLGLGQKRLENALDKALATIISSGAKPVLIKATARMQENFHDCFFKHIKLRKPYNSAECNFNLLETDQRISQLFHKMKSKYPQLIIFDPKKVQCIKGICKADINGVPVYRDVGHITDYASYQFGALYLQQFSNPLG, from the coding sequence ATGACCTATCGTCCCGATATTGATGGGCTAAGAGCCATTGCCATTATACTGGTTCTAATTTATCACGGCGGCCTCCACTTTTTTCCTTCAGGATTTATAGGTGTTGATGTCTTTTTCGTTATTTCTGGTTTTCTCATCACCAGCATTATTCATGAGTCACTTAATAATCATTCTTTTTCCTTTTTAGATTTTTATAATCGTAGGTTATGGCGCTTACAACCTGTATTTGTTTGTTTACTCTTTTTGACAACTGCATTAGCTGTATTATTCTTTTTACCTGGTGATTTAATACAGTACAGCAAAAGCGCGCGCAAAACCTCTTTATTTTTATCTAATTTATTTTTTGACAAAACGACAACGGGTTATTTTTCACCGGACACCCATCAACTTCCGCTATTACATACCTGGTCTCTTTCCATAGAATGGCAATGTTACCTACTTCTGCCTTGCCTTATTTATGGTTTATCTCGTTTTATACCTAAAAAATATTTGCCTGTTTCCGTATGCATTCTTACTTTAATTGCTTTTCTCTATTCATTACATAATGCTAAAACTTTACCTGCGCATACCTATTATTTATTGTTAAGTAGAATCTATGAATTTTTAATTGGTGCGTGCATTGCGTTGATTCCTGCAATTGCTCTTACATTGAATCAATATTTCTTAAATCTCATTGGAAGCATTGCCTTATTCTCCCTATTTTATATTGCAAATCTTAATCCAGTTTTAACAGGATATCCTGACGAACATGCACTTGCGGTTTGTCTCGCAACAGGAGTACTTATTACTTTAGGTAGATTTTTCCCCGAGTGCCTCTTGAGCCAATTACTTTCCACTAAGCCTGTGGTCTTTATAGGATTATTATCTTATTCTCTATACATTTGGCATTGGGTTATTTTTTCACTCTTAAGATATCAAGGGATTGTAGAAACCCTCTCCATTCAACTTTTTGCCTATACCCTTACTTTTGTATTCGCTTATCTTTCTTGGAAATATATTGAAAAACCAGCGCGACATTTAAGGCATACTCCATTCCGCTATACTGTAGTGCTCTTGGTATTTATTCCAATCTTGGTCATCCATCTTACCGCTTATTTTGTCAACGCCAATAATGGCTTCCCCAAACGCTTTGATGGCGAATTAGCGTCTATTTATCAACAACTAGAACAATACGCAAGTAAGTTACGACCTACGTGTATCAGTGATAAGCAACAAGAAATCAATTTGCAATGTCTCGTTGGTTCTAAAAAAAGCGATAGTAAAAAAGCATTAATGATTGGGGATTCATTTTCCAATCATTATTGGGGGTTTATGGATGTGCTTGGAAAAGATGCTAACGTTACCATATTGATGCAAGGAATATCATCATGCATCACTTTGCCCGGAATTTATCTTTATGACTGGTGGCATTTTAAAAATCAAACATACCAATCTTGTTATGAGCTCACGCAAAAATATTATCAAATGATTCAAAACAATCATTATGATTATGTGATTATTGGGCAACTATGGGAAAACTATTTATCAGCAAGTGTAATCAATCAATTAGGAGATAAACGTTCATTAGGATTAGGCCAAAAACGATTAGAAAACGCATTAGATAAAGCACTTGCAACAATTATAAGCTCTGGAGCAAAACCCGTATTAATTAAAGCAACAGCACGGATGCAAGAGAACTTTCATGACTGTTTCTTTAAGCATATAAAGTTAAGAAAACCTTATAATTCTGCTGAGTGTAATTTTAATTTACTTGAAACGGATCAAAGGATTAGTCAATTGTTTCATAAAATGAAAAGCAAATACCCACAGTTAATCATTTTTGATCCTAAAAAAGTACAATGTATAAAAGGCATATGTAAAGCAGATATCAACGGAGTTCCTGTTTATCGTGACGTAGGACATATAACGGATTATGCTTCATATCAATTTGGTGCACTTTATTTGCAACAATTTTCTAATCCATTGGGATAA